Part of the Candidatus Eisenbacteria bacterium genome, GCTTCTCCTTCGCAAGGTTCTCCGGGAACAGCCGATCGATCTCGTGCACGCGCATCACTACGAGGGGCTCCTCGTGGCGCGGCTCGCCGGTGTTCGGGGGAGGATCCCTCTCGTGTACGATGCGCATACTCTTCTGGAATCGGAGCTCCCCTACTACGGCGGCCCGTTCGCGTCCCTCAAGAAGAGGGTCGGACGGTGGCTCGACCGGCGGGTGCCGCCCTCAGCCGACCACGTGATCGCGGTCGCTCCGCGCATCCGCGAGCGGCTGATCCGAGACGGGATCGTGCGCGGCGAGAACATCACGGTCGTCTCGAACGGGGTGGAGCTCGAGCTCTTCGAGGAAGCGCGAAACCGCGCCCGACCGCCGAGCCGCGTTCGGCGTCTCGTCTTCACCGGAAACCTCGCGCTCTACCAGAGGATCGATCTTCTTCTCGATGTCTTCGCTCGGGTCGCCGCGGTCCGGGCCGATGTCCGGCTTCTTCTTGTGACGAACTCTCCTTTCGATCCCTACGAGGAATCTGCGCGCCGGCTCGGCATCCGGGATCGCGTCGATCTTGTGCAGGCTCCCTTCGCCGAGATCCCGAGCCTCCTCGCGGGGGCGGACCTCGCCTTGAACCCGAGAACGGAATGTGACGGCATCCCGCAGAAGGTGTTGAACTACATGGCGGCGGGGAGGCCGATCGTGTCGTTCGAGGGATCGGCCGTCTCCGTCGAGCACGAAAGGACCGGTCTTGTCGTGCCGAACGGCGACGTCGAGGCGTTCGCGGCGGCCGTGCTTCGCGTCCTCGAGGACCCCGCTCTCGCGCGGCGTCTCGGCGATGCGGCCGCCGCGCGGGCCGCGGAGCACTCGTGGGCGGCCAAGGCGGAGGAGACCGAGGCGATCTACCGCCGGCTTCTCGAAAGGAGCCGGCCGTGAGCGGTGCGCGGCGGCTCCGGATCGCCTACGTCGTCCCGGGGCACAACCTCCTCCCCTCGGCCGGCCCGACCCGAAACGTCCTCAACCTCGCGGGGGCGCTCGGAGAGCACGCGGACGTCACCGTCGTCTTTCGCTCGATGCTGGAACCGTTAGCACCTCAAGCGTTCCGAGTCCTCGAGATCGAGCCGTCCGGCCGCCCGGGCGGCATTCCGCTCGACGACGCGGCGGCGCGTGGAGTCGGTCTCTTCGCGTTCTTCTCGTACCTCCGTTCGGTCGATCGCTGGGTCCGGAAGGAAACCGCCTCCTTCGACGTCGTGCTCGAGAAGAGCTGGCTTCTCTCGGGGTACGTCGCTCAGAAGACCGTCCGGGCGGGCGTTCCCGGAGTGCTGGTGGAGAACATCCCCCCGATGCTCGAAGAGCCGATCCGAGGGCTCTCCGGTCTCCTCCGGCTCGCGCGGCACCGGACCGCGCGCGCGTGGGCCGGGCGGTGCGCGCGGAGCGCATCGCGCGTGATCGTCGAGACGGAAGAGCTGAAGGTTCTCGTCGCGCGCGGCTGGAGGATCCCCGAGGAGAAGATCGCGGTGGTCGGGCTCGGCGTCGATCGCGCCCTCTTCCGGCCCCGGGATCGCGAGGAGGCGAGGGCGAAGCTCGGTGTGCGCTCCGATGCGGTCGTTCTCCTCTACTCGGGAGTGCTCGATCGGACGCATACGCTCGTTCCGCTCCTCACGGCGCTCCGGCATGGGTCGCCGCGGGGGGCGGAGCTCCACATCGCGGGGGACGGAAGCCTGCGAGAGACCTACGAGCGGATCGCGCGGGAAGTTCCGGCTCCGGTCCTCTTCCACGGGAGAATCCCTCACGAGACGATACCCGAGTACATCGCAGCCGCCGATCTCTGTCTCGCGCCGTACGACGCCTCGGTCTTTCTGGGAGGCGAGGTCGTCTATTCAACCCTAAAGATTCCGGAGTATCTCGCCTCGGGGCGCGCGGTGGCGAGCGTGCCGAGCGGGAACATCCGAAGGCTGATCCGAAGCGGGGAGACCGGCTTTCTTCTCGAGAACACCGAAAGCGCCTGGGCCCTGTTCTTTTCCGACTTCCCGCCGCGCGAGCAGCTTCGGGAGATGGGGGAGCGGGCGGGCTGCTCGGTCGCCGTCCCCTCTTGGGAGGAGACGGCGCGGAGTTATCTCGCGATCTGCGAGGAGGAAGTCCGCAAGGCCGCCGGCCGATCGCGGGTAGCCCACCCGCGCCGGGAAATGTGTTGCACGGAACGCGAAGTGGAGTAGGATCGTTCGAGACCGCGGGCGCCGATACTCGCCGGGCGCGGAGAGGGGACGGACAGAGGCCCGGCGAGGAAACCACGAGGAGGGCTCTCGGGCGCGATGGCTGTGCATCTTCTCGTCGTCTTCCTGCATATCATGACGTCGATCCTCTGGGTCGGGTACGTTCTCTTCTGGACGATCGTCGCCGGACCGATCGCCCGCGCCGGCGGATCGTCTGAAGCGGCGCGCGTGTTCGAGGCCGTGAACCGGGCACCTTGGCCGCCGCGCAAGATCCCGGCGCCTTTCCGGTTCAAGTTTTCACAGGTCGGAGGTTTGCTCCTCGTTGTTCTGGCGATCACGGGCTTTCTTCTCGTCTTCGCGGAAGGGATCGGGCTCGGCGATCTCGTTTCGGGGCGCTTTCTGACCGATCGTTTCGGACGCCTTCTCGCGGTGAAGCTCGTTTTGGTTCTTCTCCTCGCCGGCCTTCAGTTTCGCCTGGCTGCCCGCCCCTCGCGGCGGACGGCGTATGGGAACCTCCTGGGGGCCGTCATCGTCGTCGTTCTTTCCGCGCTTCTCGCGCGCTTGGTGGGGAAATGAACGCCTACTCGGTTCTTGTCGCGCTCCACGTTCTCGCCGCCCTCGCCTGGTTCGGCCACATGTTCTTCTGGTCCCTGGTCGCGGGGCTTTCGCTGAAGGAAGTCGATCCCCCGGAAACGGGGCGGCAGGTGCGCGAGGCGGGGCTCCGCTGGGGAGGCTTCGGGTGGCCGAGCCTTGCCGTTCTCGGGGTCACCGGCGTTCTCATGATCATCCTGAACAACATCACCGTTCATCACGTGGTCTCGGGTGAGTTCTGGAACGAGCCGCTCGGCCGCGTGATGGCCGTGAAGATCGTCCTCGTCGGCTGCATGGCCGCCTACCAGTGGTTCGTCGGACACCGCCCGGCGCCCCGGCTCATCTACCTGAACATGGTCTTCGCGATCGCGGTCATCGGCCTCTCCATTCTTCGGGTGCGTTCGCCATGGTAGGCCCCGCCGAGCGGAGGGTCCTTGTCATCGGGCTCGACGGCGGCTCCGGCGAGAGGATCCAACGATGGGCGGAGGACGGGTCTCTTCCCGTCCTCCGATCGCTTCTCTCGGGGGGAATCCGGCGGGATCTTTCTACCCCGGCGGAGGACCTGCATGTCTCGGCGTGGCCGTCGATCTACACTGGAACGCATCCGGGGAAGCACGGGGTCTATTACACGGTCCAGCCGGCGCCGGGGCTTCAGGGATACCGCCGCTTCCACAAGGGGCTCTACGGGCGGCCGACGTTCTGGAAGATCCTCGCGGACGCGGGGAAGCGGTGCGTGGTGCTCGACGCGACCTACACGCATCCCGAGGAAGGATTCCGCGGCGCCCAAGTCTTCGATTGGGGAACGTGGGCGCGTTACTGGAAACCGATGTCGACGCCCTCGGGTCTCATCGGGCGTCTCCGGAGGGAAGTCGGACCGTATCCTCTCGGCCTCGACGCCCTGCAGGTCGGGCTCTCGCCCCTCGAGGCGGAACCGATCGCGGAGCGACTCGCGCGGGCGGCGCACGCGAAGACCGACGCGATCCTCTGGTTGATGGACGAGGAGCCGTGGGATCTCTTCCTCGCGCTCTACTGCGAGACGCATCCCGCCGCCCACTGCTGCTGGCCGCCGGGGGCCGAGCCGGGAAGAGAAGAGGGGGACGAGTTTCTTCCTCTCCGAAAGGTTTATGAGGCAATCGATCGCGGCCTCGGGCGGATTCTGGAGAAGGCGGGTCCCGAGGCCCTGGTCGTCGTCGTTTCGGGCGAGGGGGTCGGACCCAACCGGGCGGGATGGCATCTTCTCCCCGAGGTCCTCCGGAGGCTCGGTTACTACGCCGCCTCGCCTCCGCCGGAACCGGGCCCGGCCGGCGCTCCCCCCAAGAAGGGGATCGCGAAGCGCGTGAAGAACCTCGTTCGACCGGAGGTCCGGAAGGCGATCGCGGGACGGCTCCCGTGGGGGATTCGGGACGCGATCAACCGCCGCCTCGACTGGAAGGGGGTCGACTGGACGAGGACCCGGGCGTTCTGCCTGCCGACCGATCTGGAAGGGTGTATTCGTTTGAACCTAAAAGGACGAGAGCCGAAGGGAACGGTCGCCCCGGGGACCGAGGGCGGGAGGGTTTCTCTGGAGCTGGCGGAGTCTCTCCGGAAGCTCGTGAACCCGCGCACCGGAAGGCCGGCCGTGAGGGAGGTCGTTCTCACGGACGACCGCTATCCCGGGGAGCGCCGCTCCTTCCTCCCCGACCTCATCGTTCTCTGGTCGAACGAGACAGAGATCGACGAGCTCTCCTCTCCGGAAATCGGGACCGTGAGCGGTTTCTCGCCGGACGGAAGGACGGGCACGCACGCGCCCCCCGGCTTCGCGATCGTTCGAGGGCCGGGGATGCCGCGCGGGGAGACGCGCGAGGGCGGAAGCGTGTACGATCTCGCGCCGACCGTGCTCGCCGCGTTCGGCGTCGCGCGCCCCTCCTCTATGGACGGACACGCGTGGAGAGATTGACCGAACCGCTTGGGGAGGATGCCTGAAGTGGCTCTCCGTATTCTTCAGATCGGGGTGGGCGTGCGGGGCGGCCATTGGATCGAGTTCATCCGGGCGCATCCCGACACGACCACGGCCGCGTGCGTCGATTGCCGGCGGGAGGCGCTGGATGCGGTCCGCGCCCGTTACGGCAGCGGCTTCTGCGCCCTTTACACCGACATCCGCGAGGCGATCGAGAAGACCGAGGCCGACGCCGTGCTCATCGCGACCCCGTCCGACCTCCACGCGGAGCACGCGCTCCTCGCCCTCGAGGCCGGTCTTCCCGTGATGACGGAAAAGCCGCTCGCGGTCACCGTCCGCGAGGCGAAGCGGGTTCTCGAAAAGGCTCGCGAGGTCGGGAAGCCGATTCTCGTCGCCGAGAACTACCGCTACTGGCCGGCGGAGCGGACGGTCCGGAAGGTCCTCGCCGACGGCGTGCTCGGGACGATCAGCGCGGCGACGTTCGTCGACTATCGGAACCAACCGAAGGATCGGCTCCCCGCGTGGGTCGACGAGCTCGAGAACCCGCACCTTCAAGAAATCGGCGTGCACCATTTCGACAGCATTCGCGCGCTCTTTTCACGCGACGCGGCCTGGATCTCGGCGCGCGCGTGGAACCCTCCGTGGAGCGGATGGAAGGGCTTCGCGAGCACGGAGGCGCTCGTCGAGATGGAGGGCGGAATGCACGTTCAGTACTACAGCACGCTCGCCTCGCCCTACTTCTCCTTCATGCTCCGCGTCGAGGGGGAGAAGGGCGATCTATGGACGAATCGGAAGTATGTCTTCCGGCGCGCGCGCGGGAAGAAGCTCTTCCTTCCGGTCCGGGGCGTGAAGGTGCCGCCCGGGGACGCCACGAAGTACCCGCGGGGCGGAACGACGTCCCTCCTCAACGCTCTTCGTGACGCGGTGGTTACCGGCGCTCCCGCTGAAACGCGCGGCGAGGACAACATCCGCTCGCTCGCCATGGTCGAGGCCGCGTGGATCTCGCACAAGGAGGGGAGGCGCGTGGCGATCGACGAGGTGATGGGCGGGTCCTCTGAGCGGGACTCGACTCTGAGAACGCGATCGGGATGACGAAGCGAAGCGGGCGCGCGAATAGGGGAAGCCGAAGAGCGCCGGCGGGGAACCGGCGCGTTCTGCTTGTCGGGGTGGACATCGCGGACGGGGCGCTCATCGACCGCTGGTGCCGCGAAGGTCATCTTCCCCATTTCCGCGCGCTCCGCGAGGAGGGGGTCTGGGGAGAGCCCCGAACCGCCGCCGAGATCCTGCACGTATCCGCGTGGCCGACCGTGCACACCGGCACGCTGCCCGGCAAGCATGGGATCTATCACGCCTATCAGGTTCGCGCCGGCGAGCAGGGGATTCGCCGCGCCCGCGCGCAGGATCAAGCGATGCCCCCCTTCTGGAAGTTCCTCGACGAGGCGGGCCGCCGCTGCCTCGTCGCCGATGCCTTTTTCGCGCACCCGGTCGAGCCGTTCGCGGGGATCCAGGTCCACGAATACGGGACCTGGACCT contains:
- a CDS encoding glycosyltransferase — its product is MSGARRLRIAYVVPGHNLLPSAGPTRNVLNLAGALGEHADVTVVFRSMLEPLAPQAFRVLEIEPSGRPGGIPLDDAAARGVGLFAFFSYLRSVDRWVRKETASFDVVLEKSWLLSGYVAQKTVRAGVPGVLVENIPPMLEEPIRGLSGLLRLARHRTARAWAGRCARSASRVIVETEELKVLVARGWRIPEEKIAVVGLGVDRALFRPRDREEARAKLGVRSDAVVLLYSGVLDRTHTLVPLLTALRHGSPRGAELHIAGDGSLRETYERIAREVPAPVLFHGRIPHETIPEYIAAADLCLAPYDASVFLGGEVVYSTLKIPEYLASGRAVASVPSGNIRRLIRSGETGFLLENTESAWALFFSDFPPREQLREMGERAGCSVAVPSWEETARSYLAICEEEVRKAAGRSRVAHPRREMCCTEREVE
- a CDS encoding glycosyltransferase family 4 protein, whose amino-acid sequence is MKHRLRIAVVAACPFPAARGTPVRILRLAEALAARGHELHVAAYHLGDPRAAEGIRIHRIREVATYRKTSPGPSPQKLLVLDPLLVLLLRKVLREQPIDLVHAHHYEGLLVARLAGVRGRIPLVYDAHTLLESELPYYGGPFASLKKRVGRWLDRRVPPSADHVIAVAPRIRERLIRDGIVRGENITVVSNGVELELFEEARNRARPPSRVRRLVFTGNLALYQRIDLLLDVFARVAAVRADVRLLLVTNSPFDPYEESARRLGIRDRVDLVQAPFAEIPSLLAGADLALNPRTECDGIPQKVLNYMAAGRPIVSFEGSAVSVEHERTGLVVPNGDVEAFAAAVLRVLEDPALARRLGDAAAARAAEHSWAAKAEETEAIYRRLLERSRP
- a CDS encoding Gfo/Idh/MocA family oxidoreductase gives rise to the protein MALRILQIGVGVRGGHWIEFIRAHPDTTTAACVDCRREALDAVRARYGSGFCALYTDIREAIEKTEADAVLIATPSDLHAEHALLALEAGLPVMTEKPLAVTVREAKRVLEKAREVGKPILVAENYRYWPAERTVRKVLADGVLGTISAATFVDYRNQPKDRLPAWVDELENPHLQEIGVHHFDSIRALFSRDAAWISARAWNPPWSGWKGFASTEALVEMEGGMHVQYYSTLASPYFSFMLRVEGEKGDLWTNRKYVFRRARGKKLFLPVRGVKVPPGDATKYPRGGTTSLLNALRDAVVTGAPAETRGEDNIRSLAMVEAAWISHKEGRRVAIDEVMGGSSERDSTLRTRSG
- a CDS encoding alkaline phosphatase family protein; this encodes MVGPAERRVLVIGLDGGSGERIQRWAEDGSLPVLRSLLSGGIRRDLSTPAEDLHVSAWPSIYTGTHPGKHGVYYTVQPAPGLQGYRRFHKGLYGRPTFWKILADAGKRCVVLDATYTHPEEGFRGAQVFDWGTWARYWKPMSTPSGLIGRLRREVGPYPLGLDALQVGLSPLEAEPIAERLARAAHAKTDAILWLMDEEPWDLFLALYCETHPAAHCCWPPGAEPGREEGDEFLPLRKVYEAIDRGLGRILEKAGPEALVVVVSGEGVGPNRAGWHLLPEVLRRLGYYAASPPPEPGPAGAPPKKGIAKRVKNLVRPEVRKAIAGRLPWGIRDAINRRLDWKGVDWTRTRAFCLPTDLEGCIRLNLKGREPKGTVAPGTEGGRVSLELAESLRKLVNPRTGRPAVREVVLTDDRYPGERRSFLPDLIVLWSNETEIDELSSPEIGTVSGFSPDGRTGTHAPPGFAIVRGPGMPRGETREGGSVYDLAPTVLAAFGVARPSSMDGHAWRD